The following are encoded in a window of Flavobacterium cupriresistens genomic DNA:
- a CDS encoding aldo/keto reductase yields the protein MSKTTLSPIISGTMNWGVWDKNLTTKEMENMIQVCIENKITTFDHADIYGSYTTEADFGKAFQASKISREKLQLITKCGIQMIAEKRPENKIKHYEYSKEYIVWSVEESLKKLKTDYVDVFLLHRPSPLMQADEIAEAVGKLKAEGKILDFGLSNFTSSQTELIRQKTDVNYNQVQFSATHFEAMTDGSLDYMQTHGIRPLSWNPLGTVFREDTKKTRRLKKLLSTLVEKYHFGSDTLLLSWILKHPAKVIPIAGTVNIARIQSLMKAVELEMDKEDWFAIWSESMGDDVA from the coding sequence ATGAGCAAAACAACATTATCGCCTATAATTTCGGGCACTATGAATTGGGGAGTATGGGATAAAAACCTTACAACTAAAGAAATGGAAAATATGATACAGGTTTGTATCGAAAACAAAATTACAACTTTTGATCACGCCGATATTTACGGATCCTATACTACAGAAGCCGATTTCGGAAAAGCATTCCAGGCAAGCAAAATTTCCAGAGAAAAACTGCAGTTAATCACCAAGTGCGGAATCCAGATGATTGCTGAAAAGCGTCCGGAGAATAAAATTAAGCACTATGAGTACTCTAAAGAATATATTGTTTGGTCGGTTGAAGAATCATTAAAAAAACTAAAAACAGATTACGTTGATGTTTTTTTATTGCACAGACCAAGTCCTTTAATGCAGGCAGATGAAATTGCAGAGGCAGTTGGAAAATTGAAAGCGGAAGGTAAGATTTTAGATTTTGGACTTTCCAATTTCACTAGTTCTCAAACCGAGCTGATTCGTCAGAAAACAGATGTAAATTACAATCAGGTTCAATTTTCGGCTACGCATTTTGAAGCGATGACTGACGGAAGTTTAGATTATATGCAGACTCATGGAATCAGACCGCTGTCATGGAATCCGCTTGGAACTGTTTTTAGAGAAGACACCAAAAAAACACGTCGTCTGAAAAAATTGCTTTCGACTTTAGTGGAAAAGTACCATTTTGGTTCTGATACACTTTTACTTTCTTGGATTTTAAAGCATCCGGCCAAAGTGATTCCGATTGCAGGAACAGTTAACATCGCCAGAATTCAATCGTTGATGAAAGCAGTAGAATTAGAAATGGATAAAGAAGACTGGTTTGCTATTTGGAGCGAGAGTATGGGCGATGATGTTGCCTAA
- a CDS encoding ATP-binding protein, protein MINKRLLIKNLLAHNDESSFYDKKRQLNLHTREGKGKFLKHICALSNSNPTNNSYIVVGVEDQDNEIVGDDFFDDSRIQNLVNAFLENPPKIQYENVPFPNLPKDRVVGLVTIKPKNKISYFKKGIHTIVANSVFVRRGSNSIPVEGEVEKNYQNTETVIGIENSSRNSIQYTLDGVIDFMNFRHKDMSPKYHVFKELFVICWAGVPKKSRDKTFLSRVDIELINEQIKLFYSAQDVVTIVFDDDSFTITEYVPLGLNDKTSYYPLEEQTIRFFDNGYYKIDRKILFQPPEFNRRMLYHIYNSNVTLLQKLQKGVVLSERELVDLENLPSTFMICYLNGFDDAKQKLIDAKLLLKPFGQVYLSFKEALRILRKMKYDVQ, encoded by the coding sequence ATGATCAATAAACGTCTTTTAATCAAAAACTTACTCGCTCACAATGACGAGAGCAGTTTTTATGATAAAAAAAGACAGTTGAATCTACATACCCGTGAAGGAAAAGGAAAGTTCCTGAAACACATTTGTGCCTTGTCTAATTCAAATCCTACCAATAATTCCTATATCGTGGTGGGGGTTGAAGATCAGGATAACGAGATTGTCGGTGATGACTTCTTCGATGATAGCCGAATACAAAACCTGGTGAATGCCTTTTTAGAAAATCCGCCTAAGATACAGTACGAGAATGTACCGTTTCCGAATCTTCCAAAAGACAGGGTAGTCGGATTGGTTACGATTAAACCCAAAAATAAAATTTCCTATTTTAAAAAAGGTATTCATACCATTGTAGCGAATAGTGTTTTTGTACGACGCGGGAGTAATTCGATTCCTGTAGAAGGGGAAGTTGAAAAGAATTATCAAAATACCGAAACCGTTATCGGAATTGAAAACAGTTCCAGAAACAGTATCCAATATACGCTGGACGGTGTTATCGATTTCATGAATTTCAGGCACAAAGACATGTCGCCTAAATACCATGTTTTTAAAGAATTGTTTGTAATTTGTTGGGCCGGAGTTCCAAAAAAATCAAGGGATAAGACCTTTTTGTCCCGGGTAGATATTGAGTTGATTAATGAGCAAATTAAGCTTTTTTACTCCGCTCAGGATGTGGTTACCATCGTGTTTGATGATGACAGTTTTACAATAACCGAGTATGTTCCTTTGGGGTTAAATGATAAAACAAGTTACTATCCGTTGGAAGAACAAACGATTCGCTTTTTTGATAACGGTTACTATAAAATCGATCGTAAAATACTTTTTCAGCCTCCGGAATTCAACCGACGAATGCTGTATCATATCTACAATTCGAATGTGACATTGCTTCAGAAATTACAAAAAGGGGTTGTCCTTTCTGAAAGGGAATTAGTGGATTTAGAAAATCTTCCGTCTACTTTTATGATTTGTTATCTGAATGGTTTTGACGACGCCAAGCAAAAACTAATTGATGCCAAATTACTTCTAAAACCTTTTGGACAGGTCTATCTATCCTTTAAAGAGGCGTTGCGTATTCTACGAAAAATGAAATATGATGTGCAGTAA
- a CDS encoding SDR family NAD(P)-dependent oxidoreductase — protein sequence MKKTVLITGATSGIGKATAQIMAKNNYKIILCGRRTDRLAELETELSAFTEVHSLSFDVRDKKATFERINSLPEAFSVIDVLINNAGNAHGLDPIQNGDVEDWDAMIDINVKGLLYVSKAVMPQMIERKSGHIINIGSTAAKEVYPNGNVYCASKHAVDAITNGMRIDLNPYGIRVGGIHPGMVATEFSEVRFKGDTERASNVYKGFDPLQAEDIADIIHFVVSRPYHVNIADLVVMSTAQASSTIVKRS from the coding sequence ATGAAAAAAACAGTTTTAATTACTGGAGCTACTAGCGGAATTGGAAAAGCAACCGCACAAATAATGGCTAAAAATAACTATAAAATTATCCTTTGCGGAAGACGTACAGACCGTTTGGCTGAACTGGAAACAGAACTTTCTGCTTTTACAGAAGTCCATTCCTTATCCTTTGATGTACGAGATAAAAAGGCAACTTTTGAGCGTATTAATTCTTTACCGGAAGCATTTTCCGTGATTGATGTTTTAATCAATAATGCCGGAAATGCACATGGTTTAGATCCAATTCAGAATGGAGATGTTGAGGATTGGGATGCTATGATTGATATTAATGTAAAAGGACTTTTGTATGTTTCGAAAGCAGTAATGCCACAAATGATCGAAAGAAAGTCAGGGCATATTATCAACATCGGATCCACAGCAGCAAAAGAAGTATACCCGAACGGAAATGTATATTGCGCCTCAAAACATGCCGTTGATGCAATTACAAATGGAATGCGAATCGATTTAAATCCATACGGAATTAGAGTAGGCGGAATCCACCCGGGAATGGTTGCGACCGAATTTAGCGAAGTTCGTTTTAAGGGCGACACAGAGAGGGCTTCTAATGTTTACAAAGGATTTGATCCGTTACAGGCAGAAGATATTGCAGATATTATTCATTTTGTAGTGTCAAGGCCTTATCATGTTAATATCGCCGATTTGGTTGTGATGAGTACAGCACAAGCATCATCTACGATTGTTAAAAGGAGTTAA
- a CDS encoding DUF3298 and DUF4163 domain-containing protein: MKKYLFLVFTFLLFISCSKELSFENETFQKKSALPCDKDCPNISIDLPIAKNIPIVADSINKKVFSVVKEIVYFEEKPLKSADYNSLASSFIASYEEMHKKFPTETFGWEAKIIGNVEFQSEQILNIKIDHYTFTGGAHGYQGYRSLLFNPKTGKVIFNDQIFKNQKEFKALAEKEFRTKYKIPEKANINATGLMFENDKFQLPQNIFYTSEGLLLYYNSYEAASYADGPKEILFPYEKIKSYLLFQ; encoded by the coding sequence ATGAAAAAGTATCTTTTTTTAGTCTTCACGTTTCTCCTATTCATCAGCTGCAGCAAGGAGCTTTCTTTTGAAAACGAAACATTTCAAAAAAAATCGGCTTTGCCTTGTGATAAAGACTGTCCAAACATCAGCATCGATCTTCCAATTGCAAAAAACATCCCGATTGTAGCAGACAGCATCAATAAAAAAGTATTCTCGGTAGTAAAAGAAATTGTTTACTTTGAAGAGAAACCATTAAAATCAGCGGACTATAATTCATTAGCCTCTTCCTTTATTGCTTCCTATGAAGAAATGCACAAAAAATTCCCAACAGAAACTTTTGGCTGGGAAGCTAAAATCATAGGCAATGTCGAATTTCAATCGGAACAGATTTTAAATATAAAAATCGATCATTATACTTTTACAGGAGGAGCACACGGGTATCAAGGGTATCGTTCTTTATTGTTTAATCCTAAAACCGGAAAAGTAATTTTTAACGATCAGATTTTCAAAAATCAAAAAGAATTTAAGGCTCTTGCCGAAAAAGAGTTCCGAACTAAATACAAAATTCCTGAAAAAGCCAACATTAATGCTACGGGATTGATGTTTGAAAACGACAAATTTCAATTGCCACAGAATATTTTTTATACTTCAGAGGGTTTGCTTTTATATTACAACTCCTATGAGGCTGCCTCCTATGCTGATGGTCCAAAAGAAATTCTTTTTCCGTATGAGAAAATCAAATCTTATCTGCTTTTTCAATAA